The proteins below come from a single Triticum aestivum cultivar Chinese Spring chromosome 5D, IWGSC CS RefSeq v2.1, whole genome shotgun sequence genomic window:
- the LOC123121547 gene encoding uncharacterized protein: MAAKPKPPAKPWPPATSTSTSHTKTTTRPFIAAAICEDDDDDFQIPPPASRPRPLKPSSNGAVSRRLRKKLQLPSPYSGKENRPVASGTASSESVVTVAAAAAETLAGRSRVGTGIRRVPEGNEVTGGGICGISRSHSDCPKLFATEKTGLGGYDGCNGSSNRFPNSTESSVLESGEACNLGSWHCEEAEGVSRVCNAVPEERLVGGISGSWLHGSVFDEGNVDIEAEIASRSETQKNERSGFEVHDGNYHSCSTESELLVLDSKYDIGGADCKYFQEPGLGISSLVSEERKVAVEDAATLSPQTREKKSSSAADCLEYQSSNSVESVLLESCTTHHAEQDDCDNFEIGTQLNELINLCMEDQVHSHRNSRASNVEGNKMDSGRFESVYKVQCPLCGSDISDLSEELQLAHTNNCLDEDEPAKESNPNHERGPCDGENIENTCVVEWLRNLGLSKYEEIFTKEEVDWETLQWLTEEDLLGMGITSLGPRKKIIHALGELRRKNDNANDTEADVLISENTKRTKGPMSGNKLITEFFRCSSSDQKQRDHKVQKPSNLNNQKNSSAKVASSRSRTRKAKVKDTPLWCCIPGTPFRVDAFRYLRGDCCHWFLTHFHLDHYQGLTKSFCHGKIYCTSITANLVHHKIGVPWDRMHVLPLNKRITVAGINLTCFEANHCPGSIIILFEPPNGKAVLHTGDFRFSSEMANNPVLQSSHIHTLILDTTYCNPRYDFPSQEIVIQFVIEAIQAEAFNPKTLFLIGSYTIGKERLFTEVARLLQKKIYVGAAKLQILKHLELPQEIMPWLTANEAESHIHVVPMWTLASFKRLKHLSSQYADRYDLIVAFCPTGWSFGKGRKKTPGRRWQQGTIIRYEVPYSEHSSFTELREFVRFISPEHIVPSVNNDGPESADAMLAQLLND, from the exons ATGGCGGCGAAGCCCAAGCCCCCCGCGAAGCCATGGCCGCCGgcgacctccacctccacctcccatACTAAGACCACAACCAGGCCCTTCATCGCCGCCGCAATctgcgaagacgacgacgacgacttccAGATCCCTCCCCCCGCCAGCCGCCCCCGCCCCTTGAAGCCCTCCTCCAATGGCGCCGTCTCGCGCCGCCTCCGTAAGAAGCTACAGCTCCCATCACCCTACTCCGGGAAGGAGAACCGTCCCGTTGCCAGCGGCACGGCTTCCTCTGAGAGTGTTGTTACAGTAGCTGCGGCGGCTGCCGAAACCCTAGCGGGCCGTTCGAGGGTTGGTACCGGCATACGCCGCGTACCCGAGGGCAACGAAGTGACGGGTGGAGGAATCTGCGGCATATCGAGGTCCCATTCCGATTGCCCCAAGTTATTCGCTACTGAGAAGACTGGATTGGGCGGATACGACGGTTGCAACGGAAGTTCCAATCGATTCCCCAATTCGACAGAGTCGAGTGTTTTGGAGTCAGGCGAAGCATGTAATTTGGGAAGTTGGCACTGTGAAGAGGCGGAAGGGGTCTCCAGGGTTTGTAATGCGGTTCCTGAGGAGAGGCTGGTGGGGGGAATATCTGGTTCATGGCTCCATGGCTCTGTCTTTGATGAAGGGAATGTGGATATAGAAGCTGAGATTGCATCTAGATCCGAGACCCAAAAGAACGAGCGGAGTGGATTTGAAGTTCATGACGGCAATTACCACTCATGTTCTACAGAATCAGAGCTTTTAGTGCTGGATTCAAAATATGATATTGGCGGTGCAGATTGCAAATACTTCCAAGAGCCTGGATTAGGAATCTCTAGCTTGGTTTCTGAAGAGAGAAAAGTTGCTGTGGAAGATGCTGCCACTCTCAGTCCTCAGACTAGGGAGAAGAAATCAAGCTCAGCTGCAGATTGTCTAGAGTATCAATCCTCGAATTCAGTTGAATCGGTGCTTCTGGAATCATGTACGACCCATCATGCTGAACAGGACGATTGTGATAATTTTGAGATTGGAACCCAGCTTAATGAGCTCATAAACCTATGCATGGAGGATCAGGTGCACAGTCATCGTAACAGCAGGGCATCTAATGTTGAAGGGAATAAAATGGATTCTGGGAGGTTTGAGTCAGTTTATAAAGTGCAGTGCCCATTATGTGGGTCAGATATTTCTGATCTGAGTGAGGAGCTCCAGCTAGCACATACTAACAATTGCCTCGACGAAGATGAACCTGCTAAG GAATCTAATCCTAATCATGAAAGAGGACCTTGCGATGGAGAAAATATTGAGAACACGTGTGTTGTAGAATGGTTAAGGAACCTTGGGCTATCTAAATATGAGGAAATTTTTACCAAAGAAGAAGTTGACTGGGAGACCTTGCAGTGGCTCACAGAAGAG GATCTTCTTGGTATGGGAATTACTTCCCTTGGACCCAGAAAGAAAATTATCCATGCCCTTGGTGAATTAAGGAGGAAAAATGACAATGCTAATGACACAGAAGCAGATGTGTTAATTTCTGAAAATACTAAAAGGACTAAAGGTCCAATGAGCGGGAACAAATTAATTACGGAATTCTTTCGGTGTTCCTCATCTGATCAGAAACAGAGAGACCACAAAGTCCAGAAACCATCTAATTTGAATAACCAGAAAAATTCCAGTGCTAAGGTGGCTAGTAGTAGAAGTCGTACTCGTAAAGCAAAGGTTAAAGATACACCTCTTTGGTGTTGTATCCCAGGAACACCTTTTCGAGTG GATGCATTTCGCTACTTACGAGGAGATTGCTGTCACTGGTTTTTGACACACTTCCATCTAGACC ATTACCAAGGCTTGACTAAGAGCTTTTGTCATGGGAAGATATACTGTACCTCAATAACAGCAAACCTTGTACACCATAAGATTGGTGTCCCATGGGATAGAATGCATGTATTGCCACTGAACAAAAGGATTACTGTTGCTGGTATTAATTTGACATGTTTTGAAGCCAACCATTGCCCTGGATCAATAATCATCCTTTTTGAGCCTCCCAATGGTAAG GCTGTTTTGCACACTGGAGACTTCCGTTTTTCTTCCGAGATGGCCAACAATCCTGTTTTGCAGTCTTCTCACATCCACACTCTAATACTTGACACGACCTACTGTAATCCACGA TATGACTTCCCAAGTCAAGAGATTGTAATACAGTTTGTCATTGAGGCCATACAAGCAGAAGCTTTTAATCCAAAAACACTGTTTTTGATTGGCAGCTACACAATTG GAAAAGAAAGACTGTTTACGGAGGTTGCCCGTTTGCTTCAGAAGAAAATATATGTTGGAGCTGCAAAGCTGCAAATATTAAAGCACTTGGAGCTTCCTCAGGAAATCATGCCCTGGTTGACAGCCAATGAAGCTGAAAGTCACATACATGTTGTCCCCATGTGGACTCTAGCAAGCTTCAAACGATTGAAACATTTATCGAGTCAATATGCT GACCGGTATGACCTCATTGTGGCATTTTGTCCTACTGGTTGGTCATTTGGTAAAGGGAGGAAAAAGACACCAGGCAGAAGGTGGCAACAAGGGACAATCATCAG ATATGAAGTACCGTACAGTGAGCACAGTAGCTTCACAGAACTCCGAGAATTTGTCCGGTTCATATCACCAGAGCATATAGTTCCTAGTGTAAACAATGATGGCCCTGAGAGTGCAGATGCTATGCTGGCCCAACTGTTAAATGACTAG